Proteins encoded within one genomic window of Vulgatibacter sp.:
- a CDS encoding sigma 54-interacting transcriptional regulator has protein sequence MAELVFFRRGEELMRVLLDRDVTVLGRGGGADVVVPHPEVSRRQAQVERRGAGFFVRDLSGRGTAVGGTLCTEAELHEGEEIGFGEFRAVFVAADGERGEWETRAQREFTERAPALPRENVALTLRVRSGGQEAVLPLEPEMTVGKAPGCSIVLPDAFASGVHCRILRRGAGVLVTDLDSTNGTWVNGLRVGSAEVGPGAWVRIGESEIGLELAREDGARAFQGILSHASCMREVFDLIERVAPSLAPVAIFGETGTGKELVARAIHEQSERSRGPFIPVNCAAISRELVESELFGHEKGAFTGATAARKGAFEEASGGTIFLDEIGELSADLQAKLLRTLELGEIKRVGSSKPFRVDTRVVCATHRDLRAMVKKGTFREDLYYRLCVIRIELPPLRSRRGDVRLLAEHFAKSHAPRGFRPQFAGDAWTRLDAHAWPGNVRELKNVIARAMLLRRGPTLTARDFVFDTGGESVVREEMGPRGGGEDDAVLLPGKTLQQIEMEVTYKALRRNGGNRRAAARELGLARSTMQKRAAELGFPPPSTGDESSDDEATP, from the coding sequence ATGGCCGAGCTGGTCTTCTTCCGCAGGGGCGAGGAGCTGATGCGCGTGCTCCTCGATCGCGACGTCACCGTGCTGGGGCGCGGCGGCGGCGCCGACGTGGTGGTGCCCCACCCCGAGGTCTCCCGCAGACAGGCGCAGGTGGAGCGCCGCGGCGCAGGCTTCTTCGTCCGCGATCTCTCCGGCCGCGGCACCGCGGTCGGCGGCACGCTCTGCACGGAGGCGGAGCTCCACGAGGGCGAGGAGATCGGCTTCGGCGAGTTCCGCGCGGTCTTCGTCGCCGCCGACGGGGAGCGCGGCGAGTGGGAGACGCGGGCGCAGCGGGAGTTCACCGAGCGGGCGCCCGCGCTGCCGAGGGAGAACGTGGCGCTCACCCTGCGGGTGCGTTCCGGTGGCCAGGAGGCGGTGCTGCCCCTCGAGCCGGAGATGACCGTGGGCAAGGCGCCGGGCTGCTCGATCGTCCTTCCCGACGCCTTCGCCTCCGGCGTGCACTGCCGGATCCTCCGCCGCGGTGCGGGCGTGCTCGTCACCGATCTCGACTCGACCAACGGCACCTGGGTGAACGGGCTGCGGGTCGGCTCCGCGGAGGTAGGTCCCGGCGCGTGGGTGCGGATCGGCGAATCGGAGATCGGCCTCGAGCTCGCGCGGGAGGACGGCGCCCGCGCCTTCCAGGGGATCCTCTCCCACGCGAGCTGCATGCGGGAGGTCTTCGACCTGATCGAGCGGGTCGCGCCCTCGCTGGCGCCGGTGGCGATCTTCGGCGAGACCGGGACCGGCAAGGAGCTCGTCGCCCGCGCCATCCACGAGCAGAGCGAGCGGAGCCGCGGCCCCTTCATCCCGGTCAACTGCGCGGCGATCTCGCGCGAGCTGGTGGAGAGCGAGCTCTTCGGCCACGAGAAGGGCGCCTTCACCGGCGCCACCGCCGCACGCAAGGGCGCCTTCGAGGAGGCCTCCGGCGGCACCATCTTCCTCGACGAGATCGGCGAGCTCTCCGCGGATCTGCAGGCGAAGCTGCTGCGCACCCTGGAGCTCGGGGAGATCAAGCGGGTCGGCTCCTCCAAGCCCTTCCGCGTCGACACCCGGGTGGTCTGCGCCACCCACCGCGACCTGCGCGCGATGGTGAAGAAGGGCACCTTCCGCGAGGACCTCTACTACCGCCTCTGCGTGATCCGGATCGAGCTGCCCCCCTTGCGCAGCCGCAGGGGCGACGTGCGGCTGCTGGCCGAGCACTTCGCGAAGAGCCACGCGCCCCGGGGCTTCCGCCCGCAGTTCGCCGGCGACGCATGGACGCGCCTCGACGCCCACGCCTGGCCGGGCAACGTCCGCGAGCTCAAGAACGTGATCGCCCGGGCGATGCTGCTCCGCCGCGGCCCCACCCTCACCGCCCGCGACTTCGTCTTCGACACCGGCGGCGAGTCGGTGGTCCGCGAGGAGATGGGCCCGCGGGGCGGCGGGGAGGACGACGCCGTGCTGCTGCCCGGCAAGACGTTGCAGCAGATCGAGATGGAGGTGACCTACAAGGCGCTGCGCCGAAACGGCGGCAACCGCCGTGCGGCGGCCCGCGAGCTCGGCCTCGCCCGCTCGACGATGCAGAAGCGTGCCGCCGAGCTCGGCTTCCCCCCGCCCTCGACCGGCGACGAGTCCTCCGACGACGAAGCGACGCCCTGA
- a CDS encoding proline--tRNA ligase, giving the protein MRYSKAFIPTLKEVPADAQVASHKLLLRAGLVRQLGAGIYSYLPMAQRSLKKVERIVREEMDGVGAQEFFLPALHPREIWEESGRWEVMGQNMFRLKDRKGGDYCLGMTHEEIFTVIARSEIRSYRELPQVWYQIQTKFRDEPRPKSGLLRVRQFTMKDAYSFDVDEAGLDVAFENQRRAYYRIYSRCGLAFAAVDAHSGAMGGSKSTEFMVQTDAGEDNIAYCRSCEYAANVEKAESRVAVLADGEGLPQAEKFATPGVKTIEDLEQPPYHVEAKRQLKTLVYVADDKPVIAIVRGDDELNEAKLQTATRAQEVRPAHPEEIVALLGARPGSLGGVGTKDKAPVFVDRALAERRDMVTGANEDGFHLRGVDVKRDLAHAAIVDLRTVQSGEGCPQCEADLAVWKGLEVGHIFKLGTKYSESMGATVLNAEGKQVPIVMGSYGIGVERVMAAAIELHHDDNGIVWPMSIAPYQLELVGLQMGDHEVQKACEEIYAKCLAAGIEVLYDDRDERPGVKFKDADLIGLPIRIAVGKKGLAEGKVEWKLRKGGEVELVGLDEVMAKLEATIRELMPVAVEPRS; this is encoded by the coding sequence ATGCGCTATTCCAAAGCCTTCATCCCCACCCTGAAGGAAGTTCCCGCCGACGCGCAGGTCGCGTCGCACAAGCTGCTCCTCCGCGCCGGTCTCGTCCGGCAGCTGGGCGCGGGCATCTACTCCTACCTGCCGATGGCGCAGCGCTCGCTCAAGAAGGTCGAGCGGATCGTGCGCGAGGAGATGGACGGGGTCGGCGCGCAGGAGTTCTTCCTGCCGGCGCTCCACCCCCGCGAGATCTGGGAGGAGTCGGGGCGCTGGGAGGTGATGGGCCAGAACATGTTCCGGCTCAAGGATCGCAAGGGCGGCGACTACTGCCTCGGCATGACCCACGAGGAGATCTTCACCGTGATCGCGCGGTCGGAGATCCGCTCGTACCGCGAGCTGCCCCAGGTCTGGTACCAGATCCAGACCAAATTCCGCGACGAGCCCCGCCCCAAGAGCGGCCTCCTCCGGGTGCGCCAGTTCACGATGAAGGACGCCTACTCCTTCGACGTGGACGAGGCGGGCCTCGACGTCGCCTTCGAGAACCAGCGCCGGGCCTACTACCGGATCTACTCGCGCTGCGGCCTCGCGTTCGCCGCGGTGGACGCGCACTCCGGCGCGATGGGCGGCAGCAAGTCGACCGAGTTCATGGTCCAGACGGATGCCGGCGAGGACAACATCGCCTACTGCCGCAGCTGCGAGTACGCCGCCAACGTGGAGAAGGCGGAGAGCCGGGTGGCGGTGCTGGCCGACGGCGAGGGACTGCCCCAGGCCGAGAAGTTCGCCACCCCCGGGGTGAAGACGATCGAGGATCTCGAGCAGCCGCCCTACCACGTGGAGGCGAAGCGCCAGCTCAAGACGCTGGTCTACGTCGCCGACGACAAGCCGGTGATCGCCATCGTCCGCGGCGACGACGAGCTCAACGAGGCGAAGCTCCAGACCGCGACCCGGGCGCAGGAGGTCCGTCCCGCCCATCCCGAGGAGATCGTGGCGCTCCTCGGCGCGCGGCCGGGCTCGCTGGGCGGGGTGGGCACGAAGGACAAGGCGCCGGTCTTCGTCGACCGCGCGCTGGCGGAGCGCCGCGACATGGTGACCGGCGCCAACGAGGACGGCTTCCATCTCCGCGGCGTCGACGTGAAGCGCGACCTCGCCCACGCCGCGATCGTCGACCTGCGCACGGTGCAGAGCGGCGAGGGCTGCCCGCAGTGCGAGGCGGACCTCGCGGTCTGGAAGGGGCTCGAGGTGGGCCACATCTTCAAGCTCGGCACCAAATACTCGGAGTCGATGGGCGCCACGGTGCTCAACGCCGAGGGCAAGCAGGTGCCGATCGTGATGGGATCCTACGGCATCGGCGTCGAGCGCGTGATGGCGGCGGCGATCGAGCTCCACCACGACGACAACGGCATCGTCTGGCCGATGTCGATCGCGCCCTACCAGCTGGAGCTGGTCGGCCTCCAGATGGGCGATCACGAGGTGCAGAAGGCCTGCGAGGAGATCTACGCCAAATGCCTCGCCGCCGGGATCGAGGTCCTCTACGACGATCGCGACGAGCGGCCCGGCGTGAAGTTCAAGGACGCCGACCTCATCGGACTGCCCATCCGCATCGCGGTAGGCAAGAAGGGCCTCGCCGAGGGCAAGGTGGAGTGGAAGCTCCGCAAGGGCGGCGAGGTGGAGCTGGTCGGCCTCGACGAGGTGATGGCGAAGCTCGAGGCGACCATCCGTGAGCTGATGCCGGTGGCGGTCGAGCCCCGCAGCTGA